A segment of the Streptomyces sp. P9-A2 genome:
TCGCGGGTTCCGCGGCGGGCTCGGGACTGGTGGCCTTCGCCTTCGGCGTACCCGGCGCCGTCGCGCTGGCCACCGCGGTGGTGGTGCTGTTCACCGCCGGATTCCTCACCCTCACCTACGTCCTCTCGCTCTGGCTGCTCAACGTCGTCCACGAACTCGACGAGGCCCGCGAGACCCGTACCCGGCTCGCCGTCGCGGAGGAGCGGCTGCGGTTCGGCAGGGACCTGCACGACGTCATGGGCCGCAACCTCGCCGTGATCGCCCTGAAGAGCGAGCTGGCCGTCCAGCTGGCCCAGCGCGAACGGCCGGAGGCGGTGACGCAGATGGTCGAGGTCCAGCGGCTGGCGCACGAGACCCAGCGGGAGGTGCGCGAGGTCGTACGCGGCTACCGCGAGGCCGACCTGAGCAGCGAACTCGCGGGCGCGAAGGGCGTGCTGACCGCGGCCGGCATCGACTGCACGGTCACCGGCCCCGCGGTCGGGCTCCCGGCGCAGGTGCAGTCCGCGCTGGGCTGGGTGGTACGGGAAGCGGCGACCAACGTGCTGCGGCACGGTGACCCGCGCTGGTGCGCGGTGGAGGTACGGGTGCTGGAGGAGCGTGCGGTGCTGACGGTGGAGAACGACGGGGCACCGGACGGCTCCGACGCCGACGGGCCGGGCCGGGGATCCGGCCTCATCGGGCTGCGCGAGCGGCTGGCGGAGATCGGCGGCACGCTGCGGGCCGGGCCCGCCGGGGACGGACGGTTCCTGCTGACGGCGGAGGTCTCGTTGCCGTCAGCAGCGGGGGCGGAAGCAGGGGTGGAAGCGGGGACGGACCTGGACTCACGGGACTCGGACGTGTCTCCGAGCGTGGTGGAGTCCGATCGGTTCCGTATCGCGGGAACCAGAAGCGAGGTCACGCCGTGACGACACCGTCCCCCTCCCTTTCCCCGCCCCCGCCCCTCCGGCTGCTCCTCGCCGACGACGAACATCTGATCCGGGGGGCCCTCGCCGCCCTGCTGTCGCTGGAGGACGACCTCCTGATCGTCGCCGAGGCGGCCACCGGCCCGGAGGCGCTGGCGATGGCACGGGCGCACGCCCCCGACGTCGCCGTACTGGATCTGCAGATGCCCGGCGCCGACGGTGTGAAGGTCGCCACATCCCTGCGGGCGGAACTCCCCGGCTGCCGCGTGCTGATCGTGACCAGTCACGGACGTCCCGGGCATCTGAAGCGGGCCCTCGCTGCGGGGGTGCGCGGCTTCGTCCCCAAGACCGTCAGCGCACAGCGCCTCGCGGAGATCATCCGTACCGTGCACGCGGGAAACCGTTACGTGGATCCCGAGTTGGCGGCCGACGCGATCGCCGCCGGTGACTCGCCGCTGACCGCGCGTGAGGCCGAGGTGCTGGAACTCGCGGCCGACGGGGCACCGGTGGCGGAGATCGCGGAGCGGGCCGCGCTGTCCCAGGGGACCGTGCGGAACTATCTGTCGTCCGCCGCCACGAAACTCGGTGCGGAGAACCGCCACGCCGCGGTACGACTCGCGCGTGAACGAGGTTGGGTATAGTTGTTCTCGCGCCACGGCGCATGCGGACGTAGCTCAGTTGGTAGAGCGCAACCTTGCCAAGGTTGAGGTCGCGAGTTCGAACCTCGTCGTCCGCTCGGGCAGCAGGAAGACCCCGGTCCATCGGACCGGGGTCTTCCTCGTACACGCCCGGCGTGAGGACCCGGCACCCGCCGGGCCCCCTGCCCCGGGCCCGGGCCTCAGCTCCAGCTCATGCCGGTCAAACGCTCGTACGCCTCCACGTACTTCGCCCGGGTCGCGTCCACCACGTACTGCGGCAGCGCCGGCGGGGGCTGCTCACTCGCCCGGTCCCAGCCCGACTCGGCGGAGGTCAGCCAGTCCCGCACGTACTGCTTGTCGTACGACGGCTGCGCGCGGCCCGGCTCCCACTGCTCGGCCGGCCAGAAACGGGAGGAGTCCGGGGTGAGCACCTCGTCCGCGACCACCAGCGTGTCGCCGTCGAAGCCGAACTCGAACTTGGTGTCCGCGAGGATGATCCCCCGTTCCCGGGCGATGTCGCGGGCCCGCGTGTACGCGGCGAGGGTGGCCTGCCGCAGCTGCGCCGCGGTGTCGGCGCCGACCTGGCGGGCGACCTCCTCGTAGGAGACGTTCTCGTCGTGCTCGCCGACGGCGGCCTTGGTGGCCGGGGTGAAGATCGGGCCGGGCAGTTCCGACCCGTCCACCAGTCCTTCGGGGAGTGCCAGGCCGCAGACCGTACGGGACTCCTGGTACTCGGCGAGACCCGAGCCGGTGAGGTAGCCGCGGGCCACGCACTCCACGGGGGCCATCCGCAGCGACTTGCAGACCAGGGTGCGGCCCGCCCAGTCGGCGGGGGCACCCATGGGAAGTTCGGTGCTCAGGACGTGGTGCGGGACCAGGTCGGCGAGCTGGTCGAACCACCAGAGGGAGAGCTGGGTGAGAACCCTGCCCTTGTCCGGGATCTCGGTCGGCAGCACCCAGTCGTAGGCGGAGATGCGGTCACTGGCGACCATCACGAGGTCGCCCGCCTCATTCCGGTACAGCTCGCGCACCTTTCCGGTGTGCAGATGCACCAGACCCGGAACCTGGATCGGCTCGGGCTTCTCGACGAATCCGGACACGGTTCCTCCGCGTGGTTCGGACCAACAGGGCACCCGCGGGGCTCGCACTAGGTGGGGTGGGAGACGGCGGGACAAGTACCTCCGATTGTCCCGTACGGGCGCTCGCCCCCGCTGGTCGGGGCGGTTGCGGCGGGTCGGGGCGGGGCAGAGGCCGTCGGGCGGCGCCAGCGGCCGGTGGGGCGGCGACGGCGGCCGGGCGACGGCGCGGTCGGACAACAACGGCGGTGGGCGACGGCGGTGGGACGCCAGCGGTCGATCGGACGACGGCGCGGTCGGACGACAACGGTCGGGCGGGCGGCGACAGCGGTGGGGCGGCGACAGCGGCGGGCAAGCGGGTGGTGGCGTGTGCCGGGCAGCCAGAACGTCGGCCGGCCGGGTCAGTCGCTCTTGCAGATGCGGTCGAGGAGGTTGGCGGTGGCGCGCTGGATACGCGGGTCGGTCCGGCCGGTGCGGCCCAGGGCCGGGGACCAGGCGAGCGTGCCCGACGCGAAGACCCAGGCCCCGGAGGGCGCCCGGTAGAGCGAGGTCTCCTGGTGCCGTCCGGCACCCGCCCCGTCGGTGTACGGGGAGTGGGCGAGCAGCACCCGCTCCTCGTGCTCGGGCAGCGGGGTGCGCGGGAAATAACGGTCGGCGCCGACCGCGACCAGCCCTTCGATCGCTTCGCCCTCGAAGCTCCCGGTCGCCTCCCACAGCCAGTGGCCGGCGTTGCGCACGATCAGCGGATGCGGCTCGGGGACCCGGCCCGCGTACTGGACGCCGATCAGTTGCTGCTCCGCGCGGTCCGCCTCCCGCCACAACGTCGCCCTGCCCGGCACCCTGCGGTCCTGGGTTCCGCGGTCCTGGGTCCTGCGGTCCGGGCCCCGACG
Coding sequences within it:
- a CDS encoding response regulator transcription factor; protein product: MTTPSPSLSPPPPLRLLLADDEHLIRGALAALLSLEDDLLIVAEAATGPEALAMARAHAPDVAVLDLQMPGADGVKVATSLRAELPGCRVLIVTSHGRPGHLKRALAAGVRGFVPKTVSAQRLAEIIRTVHAGNRYVDPELAADAIAAGDSPLTAREAEVLELAADGAPVAEIAERAALSQGTVRNYLSSAATKLGAENRHAAVRLARERGWV
- a CDS encoding phosphoribosylaminoimidazolesuccinocarboxamide synthase, translating into MSGFVEKPEPIQVPGLVHLHTGKVRELYRNEAGDLVMVASDRISAYDWVLPTEIPDKGRVLTQLSLWWFDQLADLVPHHVLSTELPMGAPADWAGRTLVCKSLRMAPVECVARGYLTGSGLAEYQESRTVCGLALPEGLVDGSELPGPIFTPATKAAVGEHDENVSYEEVARQVGADTAAQLRQATLAAYTRARDIARERGIILADTKFEFGFDGDTLVVADEVLTPDSSRFWPAEQWEPGRAQPSYDKQYVRDWLTSAESGWDRASEQPPPALPQYVVDATRAKYVEAYERLTGMSWS
- a CDS encoding sensor histidine kinase, with amino-acid sequence MRGPGRWWRRKSTPAKVEAYTRWSFHFMALFEFMVAGGSLLGQLVRGERGGAGEPGPTVLLFLLVAGHCVLCGVLASRSLDWHRGQRARPTRLLWAVGTATAAVAAMTVVLTGPVGPGGTDRSVDDVAFGTFVLVMAFGAGTSTLGMRNQRRVFAGVAGSAAGSGLVAFAFGVPGAVALATAVVVLFTAGFLTLTYVLSLWLLNVVHELDEARETRTRLAVAEERLRFGRDLHDVMGRNLAVIALKSELAVQLAQRERPEAVTQMVEVQRLAHETQREVREVVRGYREADLSSELAGAKGVLTAAGIDCTVTGPAVGLPAQVQSALGWVVREAATNVLRHGDPRWCAVEVRVLEERAVLTVENDGAPDGSDADGPGRGSGLIGLRERLAEIGGTLRAGPAGDGRFLLTAEVSLPSAAGAEAGVEAGTDLDSRDSDVSPSVVESDRFRIAGTRSEVTP